A window of Haliscomenobacter hydrossis DSM 1100 contains these coding sequences:
- a CDS encoding RagB/SusD family nutrient uptake outer membrane protein, with protein MKSTIPLFKIGLLTLIIGLSTACQEQLEEVTPQNALNKNLVLSDANAAYTLYYGVYSSFRSFHGTLFTLGEMRSDIWVDGLFTESEDPTPKQYYTHNISSSNAPAGNWAGFYSLLDRINTVIALFPQAPIEETRRNQALAEMYGLRAYVYYTLLKTWGAVPLTTETISQVNALPDLYRERATPEAIMSQIKSDLAQSLALFGSTNTFSAKRVYWNRPATLTLTGDVYIWSATHFNGGTADLNKAKTALEEVKAISTLGLQANYADVFDPTKESNNKEHIFSISYEKNEATMGIYGNFLVNTTQAGTLIFDAPPATPAAVSSVYPFVGGASRVGLSAAMIARLNDANDKRARVTFRVMYRNAAPYSIAGVMLTKFIGRVDAGAQLYDNDFPVYRFADVLLLLAEAKTKLNEDPSAEINLIRQRAYTNPPAFSNGTQQDNLNAILDEYLREFIGEGKRWWALRRAGNAYVLANIKPSFIAPGQEYKFLLPITVGMLNADPKLGQTPGY; from the coding sequence ATGAAATCGACCATACCGCTTTTTAAAATCGGTCTCCTGACCCTAATCATTGGATTGAGTACTGCCTGTCAGGAACAATTGGAGGAAGTCACGCCGCAAAATGCACTGAACAAAAACCTGGTGCTCAGCGATGCCAACGCGGCCTACACATTGTACTACGGCGTGTACAGCTCCTTCCGCAGTTTCCACGGAACCCTATTTACCTTGGGCGAAATGCGCTCTGATATCTGGGTAGACGGCCTCTTTACCGAATCGGAAGACCCGACTCCCAAGCAGTATTATACCCACAACATCAGTTCCAGCAATGCTCCGGCGGGCAACTGGGCGGGTTTTTACAGTTTATTGGACCGGATCAATACCGTAATTGCCCTTTTCCCGCAAGCCCCGATTGAGGAAACCCGCCGCAATCAGGCATTGGCTGAGATGTACGGACTCCGGGCTTACGTGTACTACACCCTGCTCAAAACCTGGGGTGCCGTACCCCTGACAACGGAGACCATATCGCAAGTAAATGCCTTACCCGATTTGTACCGCGAACGCGCCACTCCCGAAGCCATTATGAGCCAAATCAAAAGCGATTTGGCTCAATCTCTGGCTTTGTTTGGCAGCACCAATACCTTCAGTGCAAAACGGGTATACTGGAATCGGCCTGCTACGCTGACGCTGACTGGCGATGTGTACATCTGGTCAGCGACCCATTTTAATGGAGGAACGGCGGATTTGAACAAAGCCAAAACGGCATTGGAAGAAGTGAAAGCCATTTCTACACTGGGCTTGCAGGCCAACTACGCCGATGTTTTTGACCCCACCAAGGAGAGCAACAACAAGGAGCACATTTTTTCGATCAGTTACGAAAAAAATGAAGCGACTATGGGCATATACGGCAACTTCCTGGTCAATACCACCCAGGCTGGTACGCTCATTTTTGATGCGCCCCCGGCAACGCCTGCTGCGGTTTCCAGTGTTTATCCTTTTGTGGGAGGTGCCAGTCGGGTAGGCTTGTCTGCCGCCATGATCGCCAGGCTCAACGATGCCAACGACAAAAGAGCCCGGGTCACTTTCCGGGTGATGTACCGCAATGCCGCGCCCTATTCAATTGCAGGTGTGATGCTGACCAAGTTCATCGGCAGAGTAGACGCAGGTGCGCAGCTATACGACAATGATTTTCCGGTGTATCGCTTTGCTGATGTACTGTTGTTATTGGCCGAAGCGAAAACCAAACTCAACGAAGACCCATCCGCAGAAATCAACCTGATTCGCCAGCGGGCCTACACCAATCCACCGGCTTTCAGCAATGGCACGCAACAGGATAACCTCAATGCCATTTTGGATGAGTATCTTAGGGAGTTCATTGGCGAAGGCAAACGATGGTGGGCGCTGCGTCGGGCAGGCAATGCCTACGTTTTGGCCAACATCAAACCGAGTTTTATTGCGCCGGGTCAGGAATACAAGTTTTTGTTGCCCATTACGGTGGGAATGCTCAATGCTGATCCAAAGTTAGGACAAACACCTGGTTATTAA
- a CDS encoding SusC/RagA family TonB-linked outer membrane protein: MRRILLRLILLVLVLMAQQAYAQHKTLSGTVTDETGKPMEFVTVLVKGSDIGMSTGADGGFSLNAPTTATVLVFSFVGYKTLEINAESATPINVRMELAGNLDEVVVVGYGKQSRRTLSGSVSTVGAEALKSAPRTNVGTVLQGTVTGLRVQQNTGQPGATPTISFRGGTNFNGSGSPLIVLDGVIVPSLYGINMADVETIDLLKDAASTAIYGARASNGVVLITTKKGKKGRTQVNYSYKNATNYVRRSPIDYMSARDYILWNRRGIGSRYELGKAGRDGDTTSTKNQLTGAWGWGVNSGWTAANGRYSTQLVSGSNRQLLSNPEWSLLVDKNPFNPNKIDSILFRSVSQQELEDLILQQSKLEDHYINFSGANDMGSFALGLGALQDVGMVVGSSLKRLSFNFNGGLNVNKDLKISLNASGYSDKNTPSYLTADGGGGVGGGLMQRFVGIAPTVRLSHDITGEILPGVDGGTLGNPEYLQDKFINRNEEQRFSGGINLEYSILPSLKFLASGSGFMRYSTAESFTKQFQNGTGGAINSTRASSFGNQRVYQYTYNGFLQYDKTFDKHALSVLGGGEFYDFKTYDYSAAANGAATDFITYLNAASTAVGVPSSSFSSWNRLASAIGRINYDFDTRFLATVNLRYDGTSKLTENRYGIFPGVSLGWNLHRENFFTQSGLDKYIRTLKPRISWGENGSLDPLGDFATTAVYGNVGTYAGNPGFASGALFNTALKWERANTLNFGLDLGLFDNRITVIADYFIRNVYDKIAGLSIPAWTGYSSFTTNLGQLQNKGIELELRAQVIRPDKPGGLSIELGANMFQVKNFVVDLPNNGLERNRQSTIRVWDPAQGKIVQVSGLQEGLRVGLDEIWAPTYNGIYTSQGDLDARASFFNSFLPSPNKRAKILGDARWNDVDVNDTLDFRDFTFVGRSTPSIQGGFNTVINWKGFSLYGQFDYSLGFVILNQAYLRGMSQVQGSQNGPIDVTNTWHPDNPTGTLPRYYWANYGRNYFTDAGGGTSQTNPAPGNFYQKGDYVAIREITLSYELPSSFLENTLKNKIRGLRVYASGSNLAYLSRYKGTFPEVGGNDVGRFPLPRVATLGVNLSL; the protein is encoded by the coding sequence ATGAGAAGGATACTTTTGCGGCTAATCTTGTTGGTGTTGGTGCTGATGGCACAACAGGCTTACGCTCAGCATAAAACCCTTAGCGGGACGGTTACGGATGAAACGGGCAAACCGATGGAGTTTGTAACGGTTCTGGTAAAAGGAAGTGATATTGGAATGAGCACTGGTGCCGATGGTGGATTTAGCCTCAACGCACCCACTACGGCTACGGTTCTGGTATTCAGCTTTGTGGGTTACAAAACCTTGGAAATAAATGCCGAGAGCGCTACCCCGATTAATGTGCGGATGGAACTGGCGGGTAATCTCGATGAAGTTGTCGTGGTGGGTTATGGCAAACAATCTCGGAGAACCTTATCAGGATCGGTCTCAACCGTAGGTGCGGAAGCCCTGAAATCGGCACCACGCACCAATGTTGGCACAGTGTTACAGGGAACGGTAACGGGTTTGCGGGTGCAACAAAATACCGGACAGCCCGGCGCTACCCCGACCATCAGTTTCCGGGGAGGTACCAATTTTAACGGCTCCGGAAGTCCATTGATTGTATTGGATGGGGTCATTGTACCTTCTTTGTATGGCATCAATATGGCCGACGTAGAAACCATCGACTTGCTGAAAGACGCAGCCTCAACGGCGATCTACGGTGCCCGAGCATCGAATGGGGTAGTACTGATCACCACCAAAAAAGGTAAAAAAGGCCGTACCCAGGTAAACTATAGCTACAAAAACGCCACCAACTACGTACGCCGCAGCCCCATCGACTACATGAGTGCCCGCGACTACATCCTGTGGAACCGTCGGGGCATCGGAAGTCGCTACGAGTTGGGCAAAGCCGGGCGCGATGGAGATACGACGAGTACCAAAAACCAGCTGACTGGTGCCTGGGGCTGGGGGGTGAATTCAGGTTGGACCGCTGCCAATGGCCGCTATTCCACCCAACTGGTATCCGGTAGCAATCGGCAATTGTTGAGCAATCCTGAATGGAGCCTTTTGGTAGACAAAAATCCTTTCAATCCCAATAAAATTGACAGCATCCTTTTCCGCTCAGTATCGCAACAGGAATTGGAGGATTTGATTTTACAACAAAGCAAACTGGAAGACCATTACATCAATTTTTCAGGGGCCAATGACATGGGAAGTTTTGCCCTGGGTTTGGGCGCCCTGCAAGATGTAGGAATGGTAGTGGGTTCCTCACTCAAACGTTTGAGTTTTAACTTTAACGGCGGCCTCAATGTTAACAAAGACCTTAAAATCAGCCTCAACGCATCGGGCTACAGCGATAAAAATACGCCTTCCTACCTCACTGCTGACGGCGGTGGCGGCGTGGGCGGTGGTTTGATGCAGCGTTTTGTGGGCATTGCTCCAACCGTACGCCTTTCGCACGACATTACGGGCGAAATCCTACCCGGGGTAGATGGCGGCACTTTGGGTAATCCCGAATACCTGCAAGACAAGTTCATCAACCGCAATGAAGAACAGCGTTTTTCCGGAGGCATCAACCTGGAGTATTCCATCTTGCCTTCGCTAAAATTTTTGGCATCGGGCTCCGGTTTCATGCGTTACAGTACGGCGGAGAGTTTTACCAAACAATTCCAAAATGGAACAGGTGGAGCCATCAACAGTACCAGAGCCTCTTCATTCGGCAACCAGCGGGTTTACCAATACACCTACAACGGATTTTTGCAGTATGACAAAACTTTTGACAAACATGCCCTTTCCGTATTGGGTGGGGGAGAATTCTACGACTTTAAAACCTACGATTACAGCGCTGCGGCCAACGGTGCGGCTACCGATTTCATCACCTACCTGAATGCCGCTTCCACGGCAGTGGGCGTGCCAAGTTCTTCTTTTTCCTCCTGGAACCGCCTGGCATCCGCCATTGGTCGGATCAATTACGATTTTGATACTCGCTTTTTGGCCACCGTCAACTTGCGCTACGATGGCACTTCCAAGTTAACTGAAAATCGCTACGGCATTTTCCCAGGGGTATCGCTGGGCTGGAACCTGCACCGCGAAAACTTCTTCACCCAATCTGGACTCGACAAGTACATCCGCACCCTCAAGCCCCGCATCAGTTGGGGCGAAAACGGGAGTCTGGATCCTCTGGGTGACTTTGCAACCACCGCCGTGTACGGCAATGTAGGTACTTACGCGGGCAATCCCGGGTTTGCTTCGGGTGCCTTGTTCAATACCGCTTTGAAATGGGAACGCGCCAATACCCTGAATTTCGGTTTGGATCTGGGTTTGTTTGACAACCGCATCACCGTCATTGCCGATTATTTCATCCGCAACGTGTATGATAAAATTGCAGGGCTGAGCATCCCTGCCTGGACGGGATACAGTTCCTTTACCACTAACCTTGGTCAGTTGCAGAACAAAGGTATCGAGTTGGAATTGCGCGCACAAGTCATTCGGCCAGACAAACCTGGAGGTTTATCCATTGAACTTGGCGCAAACATGTTTCAGGTCAAAAACTTCGTAGTGGATCTTCCCAATAACGGCCTGGAACGCAACCGCCAGAGCACCATTCGGGTCTGGGACCCAGCCCAGGGCAAGATCGTTCAAGTATCCGGATTACAAGAAGGCCTACGGGTAGGTTTGGATGAAATATGGGCACCTACTTACAATGGCATTTACACCTCACAAGGCGATTTGGATGCGCGAGCCAGTTTTTTTAACTCCTTCCTGCCTTCACCCAACAAAAGAGCAAAAATTTTGGGTGATGCCCGCTGGAACGATGTTGACGTAAACGACACGCTGGATTTCCGGGATTTTACGTTTGTTGGCCGCAGTACACCCAGCATTCAGGGAGGATTCAATACGGTGATCAACTGGAAAGGTTTTAGCTTGTACGGGCAATTTGATTATTCCCTGGGTTTTGTGATCCTGAATCAAGCGTACCTACGTGGCATGTCACAAGTACAAGGTTCGCAAAACGGGCCAATCGACGTAACCAATACCTGGCATCCTGACAATCCCACGGGCACTTTACCCCGTTATTACTGGGCCAACTACGGCCGCAACTACTTCACCGATGCGGGCGGCGGCACCAGCCAAACCAACCCGGCTCCCGGGAATTTTTACCAAAAAGGAGATTACGTAGCCATTCGGGAAATCACCCTCAGCTATGAATTGCCCAGTTCCTTTTTGGAAAACACCCTGAAAAACAAAATCAGGGGCTTGCGGGTGTATGCTTCCGGATCAAATCTGGCCTATCTCTCTCGCTACAAAGGTACTTTCCCCGAAGTAGGGGGCAATGATGTGGGTCGCTTCCCACTGCCACGGGTAGCTACCCTGGGTGTAAACCTCAGTTTGTAA
- a CDS encoding DegT/DnrJ/EryC1/StrS family aminotransferase — protein MSIPFFSSAPMHTALKTEIDAFWQRFYDSNWYVLGPEVEAFEQAYANFNQSRYCIGVANGLDALHISLKALGIGPGDEVIVPSNTYIASWLGVSQVGAKPVPVEPNPYTWNIDPDRIEAAITPRTRAIMPVHLYGQACEMGPIMDVANHHQLRVVEDNAQAHGAAWQGKLTGSFGHINGVSFYPTKNLGALGDAGAVTTDDPALANFARMYRNYGSKERYFNETPGLNSRLDAIQAGILRIKLPFLTQWNLMRAELAQEYFAHLEGIEPIILPTLGKGCTHVWHLFVILAERRDALKAYLANQGIATLIHYPLPPHLQKAYSGLGFQPGQFPIAEALAQKCLSLPLYPGMPMEQVEKISAAIQAFYPS, from the coding sequence ATGTCCATCCCTTTTTTCTCCTCAGCGCCGATGCATACGGCCTTAAAGACAGAGATCGATGCTTTTTGGCAGCGATTTTACGACTCCAACTGGTACGTCCTGGGGCCAGAGGTAGAGGCGTTTGAACAGGCTTACGCCAATTTTAATCAAAGCCGGTATTGTATCGGCGTCGCCAATGGGTTGGATGCCCTACACATCTCTTTGAAGGCACTGGGCATTGGCCCAGGCGACGAAGTAATCGTACCCTCCAATACGTACATTGCCTCCTGGTTGGGTGTATCTCAGGTAGGGGCAAAGCCCGTACCCGTAGAACCCAATCCCTATACCTGGAACATCGACCCCGACCGCATTGAAGCCGCAATCACTCCCCGCACCAGGGCCATCATGCCCGTTCACCTTTATGGCCAAGCTTGTGAAATGGGTCCTATCATGGATGTGGCCAACCACCACCAACTACGTGTGGTGGAGGACAACGCCCAAGCCCACGGCGCGGCCTGGCAAGGTAAACTCACCGGGAGTTTTGGTCACATCAATGGGGTGAGTTTTTACCCCACCAAAAACCTGGGAGCACTGGGTGACGCCGGGGCGGTGACGACCGACGATCCCGCACTGGCCAATTTTGCCCGCATGTACCGCAACTATGGCTCAAAAGAGCGCTATTTTAATGAAACTCCCGGCCTAAACTCTCGTTTGGACGCCATTCAAGCAGGGATTTTGCGGATTAAACTTCCCTTCCTTACCCAGTGGAACCTAATGCGCGCTGAGCTTGCCCAGGAGTATTTTGCCCATTTAGAAGGAATTGAACCAATCATTTTGCCTACCCTAGGGAAAGGTTGTACCCACGTCTGGCACCTGTTTGTCATTTTGGCCGAACGACGCGATGCACTCAAAGCCTACCTGGCCAATCAGGGCATTGCCACCCTCATCCATTACCCTCTCCCACCGCACTTGCAAAAAGCCTATTCCGGGCTGGGGTTTCAGCCAGGGCAGTTCCCGATTGCTGAGGCATTGGCCCAAAAATGCCTGAGTTTGCCTTTGTATCCCGGGATGCCCATGGAACAGGTCGAAAAAATTTCAGCAGCCATCCAGGCTTTTTATCCTTCCTGA
- a CDS encoding ArnT family glycosyltransferase has product MDKNYQKKKRTGNLPPKSKTVPKTNAPVISEKPAIPWNSTVVLGIHAGIIVAFLLILRLNLMDLPLERDESAYAYLGQRAGEGLAPYRDFYEMKPPFLFYGYALLNAVFGYSAWGLRLTAWFLSLLICGGVYLTARALFGAKYGLLAALTMALISASPYVMMTFAESELLVMSLAIYGVWLLCLLLSKPGSSVRQERIRLVGAGVLIGSAVMVKQSAIFFLGFAAVVLVLLAEGNNFKARLGKLITSGLWFSLGAIAPVLVCLGIVWGFGVWEDFAFWNFEYPQLYTERKETLTWQTLLSVNFQQLIQDQVFLWVLGGLGLLALLLRLNEKRSIALLALTVFSFLTVVPGQRFYLHYWIQFVPIVAILLAHLFFQLEKLGQNVRFSSLKSLSTPLGFVVLFMVTGLSAPVWLQGESAAIMRKMFGSNPFVEDELVARLIDSSIQPNETVAVLGSEPQIYVYLKRKAPSRHFYTAFLSRQHRLTRSWHDEALQGLTTQKPDYVVFVLMPLSWMLRPDSNQGFYQNAYRWVMANYSPIAWADYEDVNNPTIVTDAAASTYQPRSSSYIMVMKRKN; this is encoded by the coding sequence ATGGATAAAAATTACCAAAAGAAAAAGCGCACGGGCAATCTGCCCCCCAAGTCCAAAACGGTTCCAAAAACAAATGCGCCGGTAATCAGTGAAAAACCCGCTATCCCTTGGAATTCAACGGTAGTGTTGGGAATTCATGCGGGGATCATCGTTGCCTTTCTTTTGATTTTGCGGCTCAATCTGATGGATCTCCCCCTGGAGCGCGACGAAAGCGCCTACGCTTACCTGGGGCAAAGAGCAGGGGAGGGTTTGGCTCCATATCGGGATTTTTATGAAATGAAACCACCTTTTTTGTTCTATGGTTATGCCTTGTTGAATGCGGTGTTTGGTTACAGTGCCTGGGGCTTGCGCCTCACTGCGTGGTTTTTATCCCTTTTGATTTGTGGCGGCGTTTACCTGACCGCGCGGGCTTTATTTGGTGCCAAATACGGTTTATTGGCAGCTTTGACCATGGCGTTGATCAGCGCCAGCCCTTACGTGATGATGACCTTTGCTGAATCTGAGCTGTTGGTGATGAGCCTGGCGATCTATGGGGTGTGGCTATTGTGTTTGCTGCTGAGCAAACCCGGCAGCAGTGTGCGGCAGGAACGGATAAGGCTCGTTGGGGCGGGTGTCTTGATTGGGAGTGCGGTCATGGTCAAACAATCCGCAATTTTTTTCCTGGGTTTTGCTGCGGTTGTGCTGGTATTGTTGGCTGAAGGTAACAATTTCAAAGCGCGTTTGGGGAAACTCATTACAAGTGGATTATGGTTTTCGCTGGGGGCGATTGCACCCGTTTTGGTTTGTTTGGGCATTGTCTGGGGCTTTGGGGTATGGGAAGATTTTGCCTTCTGGAATTTTGAATATCCGCAGCTGTATACAGAGAGGAAGGAGACATTAACCTGGCAAACATTGCTCAGTGTAAATTTCCAGCAACTCATCCAAGATCAAGTCTTCTTGTGGGTATTAGGTGGTTTAGGGCTACTGGCCTTGCTGCTGCGGCTGAATGAAAAACGGAGTATTGCTTTACTGGCATTGACGGTTTTTTCTTTTTTGACTGTAGTTCCAGGCCAAAGATTTTACCTGCATTATTGGATTCAGTTTGTACCCATAGTCGCTATACTGTTGGCTCATTTGTTTTTCCAACTGGAAAAACTGGGGCAAAATGTACGTTTTTCAAGCCTAAAAAGTTTGAGTACGCCGCTAGGTTTCGTTGTGCTTTTTATGGTTACCGGATTGTCTGCTCCAGTTTGGCTCCAGGGGGAATCTGCCGCCATTATGCGCAAAATGTTTGGAAGTAATCCCTTTGTTGAAGACGAACTTGTTGCGCGCCTGATTGACTCTAGCATTCAGCCCAATGAAACAGTTGCAGTGCTGGGTTCGGAGCCCCAAATTTATGTGTACCTCAAACGCAAGGCGCCGAGTCGGCATTTTTACACCGCTTTTTTGTCGCGACAGCACCGCCTTACCCGCAGCTGGCATGACGAAGCATTACAGGGTTTAACGACACAAAAGCCAGATTACGTGGTTTTTGTGCTTATGCCACTTTCCTGGATGCTCCGACCGGATTCCAATCAAGGTTTTTATCAAAACGCCTATCGCTGGGTGATGGCAAACTACAGCCCCATTGCTTGGGCAGATTATGAAGATGTCAACAATCCCACCATTGTGACCGATGCCGCGGCCAGCACTTATCAGCCGCGCAGCAGTAGTTACATTATGGTGATGAAAAGAAAAAACTAA
- a CDS encoding sugar 3,4-ketoisomerase gives MVKTQFNPGAPQLIEFPTHGESAIGYLAVAQMQQDIPFVVKRIFWTYFTPQSVIRGRHAHHATSMVLIAVHGRIEVQVEMLDGHKSNFLLDRPDHGVFLPPLTWHTMQYSHDAVQVVLTDTEYTSEDYIRSYEEFVGLRRI, from the coding sequence ATGGTAAAAACGCAGTTCAATCCAGGTGCGCCACAATTGATCGAATTCCCCACCCACGGAGAATCAGCCATTGGTTATTTGGCGGTTGCCCAAATGCAGCAGGACATTCCCTTTGTGGTGAAGCGCATTTTTTGGACCTATTTCACGCCGCAGAGTGTCATCAGGGGTCGACATGCCCACCACGCTACCTCCATGGTGCTGATTGCCGTACACGGGCGAATTGAGGTGCAGGTTGAAATGTTGGATGGGCACAAAAGCAACTTTTTACTGGATCGACCGGATCACGGGGTCTTCCTGCCGCCACTGACCTGGCACACCATGCAGTACAGCCACGACGCGGTGCAAGTGGTGCTGACGGATACGGAGTATACGTCGGAGGATTATATTCGGAGTTATGAGGAGTTTGTGGGATTGCGAAGAATCTAA
- the gatA gene encoding Asp-tRNA(Asn)/Glu-tRNA(Gln) amidotransferase subunit GatA gives MPRFSTLTQVQDAIQSGATTLVEVVDHYLEKIHEYQALNIYVEVFAEEALEKAHQLEQKYRENPAQVGRLFGAVVSIKDVICYQGHTVTAGSKILEGFQSLFSATAVERLLAEDAIIIGRTNCDEFAMGSTNETSYYGPVRNAADPTKVPGGSSGGAAVAVQADTCLISLGTDTGGSVRQPAALCGVIGMKPSYGRISRHGLLAYGSSFDQVGILGHSVQDIALTLEIVAGKDDFDATTTQGLVPPYSQMLEFKGPVKVAYFDTAVNHPSLDPGIRAHCLRMIEWLKAQGHTVESVPFDYLDYIIPAYYVLTTAEASSNLSRYDGIRFGYRSPNTQTLEETYKKSRTEGFGREVKRRIMLGAFVLSSGYYDAYYTKAQKVRRLISDQTNAIFAEYDFLLMPAAPTPAWGLGESLEDPVAMYLADIFTVQANMVGIPGIALPVGTHETGLPVGLQFMAGKLKEAELLAFAQQISSNYPQ, from the coding sequence ATGCCGCGCTTTTCCACGCTTACCCAAGTTCAAGACGCCATTCAGAGCGGAGCAACTACCCTGGTAGAAGTAGTAGACCATTACCTGGAGAAGATCCATGAGTATCAGGCACTGAACATTTATGTAGAAGTATTTGCGGAAGAAGCGCTGGAAAAAGCCCATCAGCTGGAGCAAAAATACCGTGAAAATCCGGCACAAGTTGGGCGATTGTTCGGCGCGGTGGTTTCGATCAAAGACGTCATTTGTTACCAGGGGCATACCGTGACGGCGGGTTCCAAAATTTTGGAGGGTTTTCAATCCCTGTTTTCCGCTACGGCTGTGGAACGCTTGCTGGCCGAAGACGCCATCATCATTGGACGCACCAATTGTGACGAGTTTGCGATGGGTTCTACCAACGAAACTTCTTATTACGGCCCGGTGCGCAATGCCGCCGACCCCACGAAAGTACCCGGTGGTTCATCCGGGGGTGCAGCGGTGGCGGTACAAGCCGATACTTGTTTGATCTCCTTGGGAACAGATACGGGTGGCTCCGTGCGGCAACCCGCAGCCTTGTGCGGGGTGATTGGTATGAAACCCAGCTACGGGCGCATTTCCCGCCATGGACTGCTGGCTTATGGTTCTTCATTTGATCAAGTGGGCATTCTGGGGCACAGCGTGCAAGACATTGCCCTTACCCTGGAGATTGTGGCGGGTAAAGACGATTTTGATGCCACCACTACGCAGGGGCTTGTCCCACCGTACAGTCAAATGCTCGAGTTTAAAGGCCCGGTAAAAGTGGCCTATTTTGATACCGCTGTCAATCATCCGAGTTTGGACCCCGGCATCCGGGCGCATTGCCTGCGCATGATCGAGTGGCTGAAGGCCCAGGGCCATACCGTAGAAAGTGTACCTTTTGATTACCTCGATTACATTATCCCGGCCTATTACGTGCTGACTACCGCCGAGGCCTCATCCAATCTGTCGCGCTACGATGGCATACGTTTTGGCTACCGCAGCCCCAATACCCAAACCCTGGAAGAAACCTACAAAAAATCGCGCACCGAAGGTTTTGGGCGCGAGGTAAAACGCCGCATCATGCTGGGTGCTTTTGTACTCAGTTCGGGTTATTACGATGCCTATTACACCAAGGCGCAAAAAGTACGCCGCCTCATTTCCGATCAAACCAACGCCATTTTTGCCGAATACGACTTTTTGCTGATGCCCGCTGCGCCTACTCCAGCCTGGGGTTTGGGCGAGTCTTTGGAAGACCCGGTGGCGATGTATTTGGCCGATATTTTTACCGTGCAAGCCAATATGGTGGGTATTCCGGGGATTGCACTGCCCGTGGGAACCCACGAAACCGGACTTCCGGTGGGCTTGCAGTTTATGGCCGGTAAACTGAAGGAGGCAGAATTGCTCGCTTTTGCGCAGCAAATCAGTTCAAACTACCCGCAATAA